A portion of the Colius striatus isolate bColStr4 chromosome 1, bColStr4.1.hap1, whole genome shotgun sequence genome contains these proteins:
- the LOC104550442 gene encoding toll-like receptor 7: MISSSNIFTRSRSTQKMAPREKMSNALPFVLLFLFPMLLSGAWFPRSLPCDVKASEGTVSVDCTDRRLIEVPSGIPANATNLTLNINHIPHIYPTSFAHLQNLVEIEFRCNCVPVRMGPKDRVCNRSPKIENGTFAVLTRLKSLYLDANQLLEVPRGLPMTLSLLSLEANSIFSIQKANLSELGNIEVLYLGQNCYYRNPCNVSFEIEETAFLELKKLTILSLKANNLTRVPPNLSPTLKEFYIYNNRIQVIEEQDLSGLHNLEILDLSGNCPRCYNAPYPCTPCPKTTIEIHSKAFYSLTNLRVLRLHSNSLQSIPSSWFKNTRNLKELDLSQNFLIKEIADAQFLKLIPSLMVLDLSFNFELKMYPSSLNLSKTFSSLSNLETLRLRGCVFKELRARNLGPLLSLQNLTVLDLGTNFIRVADLNVFKQFPALKLIDLSVNKLSPSSGESNFYGFCSNPGISVEQYNRQVLQEMHYFKYDVYGRSCRSKDKEAASYQSSVKEDCLKYGETLDLSRNNVFFIDPPDFRGLSFLKCLNLSGNAISQTLNGSEFSYLPELKYLDFSNNRIDLLYSTAFSELKVLEILDLSNNKHYFLAEGVSHVLNFMKNLPQLKKLMMNENEISTTINTGMESQSLQILEFRGNRLDVLWRDGNAKYLSFFQNLTSLEQLDISFNSLTFVPRSVIEALPLELKVLNLTNNGMKKFTWNSLQYLKKLVTLDLSNNLLATVPQELSNCSSTLRELMLRNNRITRLTKHFLRGAFTLTYLDLSSNKIEVIRKSSFPENVINNLKMLLLHNNPFKCNCDAVWFVWWINQTQVTIPLLATDVTCAGPGAHKGRSVVFLDLYTCDLDTSYVILYALSASTVLGFMVVTVMSHLYFWDVWYSYHYCTAKLKGYRRLSLPDACYDAFIAYDSKDPAVNEWVMNELVEKLEDQKARQFNLCLEERDWLPGQAVFDNLSQSIHLSKKTVFVLTNKYIKSGSFKTTFYMAHQRLLDEKIDVIILIFLEKVLQKSRYVRLRKRLCQSSVLEWPTNPRSQPYFWQCLKNAIATSNILAYNKLLQETV, encoded by the exons ATGATCTCCTCCAGCAACATATTTACAAGATCTAGAAGCACACAGAAAATG GCACCTCGTGAAAAGATGTCAAATGCCTTGCCGTTTGTCTTGCTCTTCCTGTTTCCAATGCTGCTGTCAGGAGCTTGGTTTCCCAGAAGTTTACCCTGTGATGTCAAAGCCTCTGAAGGTACTGTGTCAGTGGACTGCACCGATCGGCGTCTCATAGAAGTCCCCAGTGGGATCCCTGCAAACGCTACCAACCTCACCCTGAATATTAACCATATCCCTCATATCTATCCCACATCCTTTGCTCATCTCCAGAATCTTGTGGAGATTGAATTCCGGTGCAACTGTGTGCCTGTCAGAATGGGGCCCAAAGATCGAGTGTGCAACAGGAGTCCAAAGATTGAGAATGGCACTTTTGCTGTCTTGACGAGGTTGAAGTCATTGTATTTGGATGCAAACCAGCTGTTGGAAGTACCCCGGGGCCTTCCCATGACTTTAAGTCTGCTGAGCCTGGAAGCAAACAGTATCTTTTCTATCCAAAAAGCCAACTTGTCAGAGCTAGGGAACATAGAAGTATTGTATCTGGGACAGAACTGCTACTACCGTAATCCGTGCAACGTTTCCTTTGAAATTGAAGAAACGGCCTTTCTGGAGCTGAAAAAGTTAACCATACTCTCCCTGAAGGCCAACAACTTGACTCGTGTTCCACCCAATTTGTCACCCACTTTAAAGGAATTCTATATCTACAATAACAGGATTCAGGTGATTGAAGAGCAGGACTTAAGTGGCCTTCACAACCTAGAAATTCTTGACCTCAGTGGCAATTGCCCACGTTGCTATAACGCCCCATATCCTTGTACTCCCTGCCCCAAGACCACCATTGAGATACACTCAAAGGCTTTCTATTCCCTGACAAATTTAAGAGTTTTGCGACTTCACAGCAATTCTCTTCAGAGCATACCCAGCAGCTGGTTTAAAAACACCAGGAACCTCAAAGAGCTTGACCTCTCCCAAAATTTCCTCATCAAGGAGATTGCAGACGCTCAGTTTTTGAAATTAATCCCCAGCCTTATGGTGCTTGATCTGTCCTTTAATTTTGAACTGAAGATGTATCCTTCATCCCTGAACCTGTCCAAgacattttcttccctctctaaTCTGGAAACACTGAGGCTCAGGGGCTGTGTCTTTAAAGAACTGAGAGCAAGAAATCTGGGTCCGTTGCTCAGCCTTCAAAATCTGACAGTCTTGGATCTTGGGACTAATTTTATTAGAGTTGCTGACCTGAACGTGTTCAAGCAATTCCCAGCTCTTAAGCTCATAGACCTCTCTGTGAATAAACTTTCACCTTCCTCAGGGGAAAGCAACTTTTATGGATTTTGCTCTAATCCTGGCATTTCAGTGGAGCAATACAACAGGCAAGTGTTGCAAGAGATGCATTATTTCAAGTATGATGTGTATGGGCGAAGTTGCAGGTCCAAAGACAAAGAGGCTGCTTCCTACCAATCTTCCGTTAAGGAAGACTGCCTGAAATATGGAGAAACTCTGGATTTAAGTAGAAATAACGTATTTTTTATTGATCCCCCAGACTTCCGTGGTCTTAGTTTCCTCAAATGCCTCAACTTGTCAGGTAATGCAATAAGCCAAACTTTAAACGGAAGTGAATTCTCCTACTTGCCTGAATTGAAATACCTGGATTTCTCTAACAACAGGATTGATTTACTGTATTCAACTGCTTTCAGTGAGCTAAAGGTTCTAGAAATTCTTGACCTGAGCAATAACAAGCATTATTTTCTGGCAGAGGGTGTTTCTCATGTGCTTAATTTTATGAAAAACTTGCCCCAACTGAAGAAGCTGATGATGAATGAGAATGAGATTTCCACCACCATTAACACAGGAATGGAAAGTCAGTCTCTTCAGATTTTGGAATTCCGAGGAAATCGTTTAGATGTTTTATGGAGAGATGGGAATGCCAAATACTTGTCATTCTTTCAGAACCTGACCAGCCTGGAACAATTGGATATTTCTTTCAACTCCCTCACTTTTGTGCCTCGTAGTGTCATTGAAGCTCTGCCTCTAGAACTCAAGGTCCTCAACTTAACCAACAATGGAATGAAGAAATTCACCTGGAACAGCCTCCAGTATCTGAAGAAGCTAGTAACTCTGGACCTCAGCAATAACCTTCTGGCTACTGTTCCCCAAGAACTGTCCAACTGCTCTTCAACACTCCGAGAACTGATGCTCCGGAACAACCGCATTACACGCCTGACCAAACATTTCCTCAGAGGCGCTTTTACCTTGACATACTTGGACCTCAGCTCAAACAAGATTGAAGTAATTAGGAAATCTAGCTTTCCTGAAAATGTCATTAACAACCTGAAGATGCTGCTTTTGCACAACAATCCTTTCAAGTGCAATTGTGATGCCGTGTGGTTTGTTTGGTGGATCAATCAGACTCAAGTGACTATTCCTCTTCTGGCCACAGACGTGAcctgtgctggcccaggggCACATAAAGGAAGGAGCGTGGTTTTCTTGGATCTGTACACTTGTGATCTGGACACCTCCTACGTCATCCTGTATGCCCTGTCAGCTTCCACTGTCCTGGGCTTTATGGTGGTCACAGTGATGAGCCACCTCTATTTCTGGGATGTGTGGTACAGTTACCATTACTGCACAGCCAAGTTGAAGGGCTATCGGCGTTTATCTCTGCCAGATGCTTGCTACGATGCTTTTATTGCCTATGACAGTAAAGATCCAGCTGTGAACGAGTGGGTGATGAACGAACTGGTTGAGAAGCTGGAAGATCAAAAAGCCAGACAGTTCAATTTGTGCCTGGAAGAAAGGGACTGGCTGCCAGGACAGGCAGTCTTTGACAACCTCTCCCAGAGCATTCATCTGAGCAAAAAGACCGTTTTTGTGCTGACCAATAAGTATATTAAAAGTGGCAGCTTCAAGACAACATTTTACATGGCCCACCAGCGACTTCTGGATGAAAAAATTGATGTCATTATCTTAATATTTCTTGAGAAGGTTTTGCAGAAGTCCCGATATGTCCGACTGAGGAAGAGGTTGTGCCAAAGTTCTGTCCTGGAATGGCCAACCAACCCTCGGTCTCAGCCCTACTTCTGGCAgtgcctgaaaaatgccataGCTACGAGCAATATACTGGCCTACAACAAGCTGCTCCAAGAAACTGTTTAG